Part of the Kitasatospora sp. NBC_01266 genome, GATCAGCGCGGCGAGGAAGGCCTGCTGCCGCTGCATCCGGCCGATGTCGGAGCCGTCGCCGATGCCGTGCCGCACCCGGACGTAGTCCAGCGCCTGCTGGCCCGAGACGGTCTGCAGTCCCTTGGCGAAGAGCTGGCTGCCCTTGTGCCCGAGATTGGGGTCGAGGTCGCCCTGGTAGACGGCGTTCGGCAGGCAGACCTGGACACCGCCGACCGCGCTGGTCATCGCCGAGAAGCCGGCGAAGTCCACCACCAGGGTGTGGTCCACCCGCAGGCCCGTCAGGTGCTCCACGGTGTTCTGGGTGCAGGCCGGGTTGCCGGTGTCGGTGTTCCCCATCGAGAAGGCCGCGTTGAACATGGTGTTCGGCTGCGCTTTCGTCCACTTGCCGTTGACCAGGCAGGACGGGATCTCGACCAGCGAGTCGCGCGGGATCGAGATGCCGACCGCGTGCTTGTGGTCGGCGTACACGTGCAACAGGATCGTGGTGTCCGAGCGGGCGCCGTCGTCACCGCCGCCGCCGAGGTCGCTGTTGCCGCCGCCGCGCGAGTCCGAGCCGATCAGCAGGACGTTGACCGGCTTGTTGCCGTTGGCGTCAGCGGTGGCCGCCGGCGGGCGGTCGGGGGCGATGCCGGCCCGGTCGAAGCTCCTGATGTTGCCGGTCAGCTTCAGGTACACGGCGCCGGTGGCGCCGGCCGCGAGCAGCACGGCGGCTGCCGCGGTCCAGGCGATGATCTTCTTCCGGCTGGTCGGCCTGCGGCGGGCCCTGGTCCGGGCCCGACGGGCGGCGGCCCGGCCGCCGGTGGCCGCCGGCGCCTGCGCGGGGGCGTCGCCGTCGGACGAACCCGCCTGCTGACCTGCCATGCGCACTCCCCTCCGTCGGTCGGTCGACCGCCGCTTTTCAGCGGAGCATATAAATACATCATCGCGAAGTCTTGACCGGGTCTTGACTTGCTCTATTGCTTAACTGGGCAACCAAGTCGCGCCCAAGCGCTCCGGGGGCCAGTTGTAGGATGACCGGGCAAGAGGTTGTAGGATGACCGGGCAAGCGATGGGGCCAGGCGGATGATCGGAGGTGGCGGGTGACCAGCGGTGGCAGCAGCACGGGCAACGGCGGCGACACCCTGCACGCCGCCGGTCGGCGCTCCCTGGTGGACGTCGCGATCGAACAGCTCCGCGCGCAGTTGGCGGCGGGCAGCTGGGCGGTCGGCGAGCGGATCCCCACCGAGCACGAGCTGGCCGAACGGCTGCGGGTCGGCCGCAACACCGTGCGCGAGGCGGTCCGGGTGCTGGTGCACGCGGGCATGCTGGTCACCCGGCAGGGCGAGGGCACCTTCGTGCGCAGCACCAGCGACCCCGCCGCCGTGCTGCGGGGCGTGCAGCGCTCCGGCGTGCGCGACGTGCTGGAGGTGCGCGCCGCGCTGGAGGCCGAGGCGGCCCGGCTGGCCGCCGTCCGGCACACCCCCGAGGACCTGGACCGGATGCGGGCCGCGCTCGCCCGGGAGGCCGAGGTGATCGCCGCGCACTCCGAGCGGGTCGGCCGCGAGGCCACCGTCGAGCACGACCTGGAGTTCCACACCGCGGTCGTCGAGGCCGCCCACAATCCCGCGCTGACCGAGGTCTACCGCTACTTCGGCGCCTCGGTCCGCGAGGCGATGCGCACCGCGTTCGGCGACCACGAGATGCCCGAGGTGGTCGTGGCCACCCACGCGGCGCTGGTCGACGCGATCGCGAGCGGCGACCCCGAGCGGGCCGAGGCCGCGTGTCGCGCCCTGCTCGCCGAACCCACGGCGGCGGTCGAGCAGTTGCTCGCGGAGTTCGCCGCCCGGAAGTAGTCGGAAGCCGTCGGCCCGGACCACAGCGGGCCCCGCTTCCCCCTGCCACTCCCGTTTCCCTAGAAATGGCACCACCATGTCCGTCACCCGGGCTCAGCAGTCGCTGCCCATCTCGACCGTCCCCGTGCGCTCCAGGCTCGCCCATCCGGCGCTGCTGCTGACCGGGATCGTGCTGGTCGCGCTGAACATGCGGGCCTGCCTGGCCGCGATCTCGCCGATGGTCGGCGAGATCCAGCACACCTTCGGCCTCTCGACCACGGTCAGCGGTCTGATCACCACCGTGCCGGTGCTCTTCCAGGGCCTCGGTGCGCCGCTCACGCCACGGCTGACCCGCCGCTTCGGCACCGAGCGGGTGGTGCTCGGGGCGGTGCTGGTGC contains:
- a CDS encoding LCP family protein is translated as MAGQQAGSSDGDAPAQAPAATGGRAAARRARTRARRRPTSRKKIIAWTAAAAVLLAAGATGAVYLKLTGNIRSFDRAGIAPDRPPAATADANGNKPVNVLLIGSDSRGGGNSDLGGGGDDGARSDTTILLHVYADHKHAVGISIPRDSLVEIPSCLVNGKWTKAQPNTMFNAAFSMGNTDTGNPACTQNTVEHLTGLRVDHTLVVDFAGFSAMTSAVGGVQVCLPNAVYQGDLDPNLGHKGSQLFAKGLQTVSGQQALDYVRVRHGIGDGSDIGRMQRQQAFLAALIKKVKGQGMDPTTLLPLADAATKSVTVDPDLASAEKLLGFGLSMKNIDLHDVKFVTVPWRFEGPRVAWVKPDSDRLWAALKADRTLDGQDASGQQADAPAAGSPAAGPAPGPSSSPSTAVDGAGARVMVYNGTTTRGLTGSAAAKLKDAGFTVAGAANAAEQDHDTTVIQYGAAEATAAQQLARLFPGATLAKSSAGGLNLILGKDFAAAGGASGAGGSAAPVAPGPLPSSIADNARSADDDPCAKLSYNG
- a CDS encoding FadR/GntR family transcriptional regulator is translated as MTSGGSSTGNGGDTLHAAGRRSLVDVAIEQLRAQLAAGSWAVGERIPTEHELAERLRVGRNTVREAVRVLVHAGMLVTRQGEGTFVRSTSDPAAVLRGVQRSGVRDVLEVRAALEAEAARLAAVRHTPEDLDRMRAALAREAEVIAAHSERVGREATVEHDLEFHTAVVEAAHNPALTEVYRYFGASVREAMRTAFGDHEMPEVVVATHAALVDAIASGDPERAEAACRALLAEPTAAVEQLLAEFAARK